One part of the Coffea eugenioides isolate CCC68of chromosome 10, Ceug_1.0, whole genome shotgun sequence genome encodes these proteins:
- the LOC113749685 gene encoding auxin transporter-like protein 3 — MASEKVETVIAGNYVEMERDEQGNSSSAKSKFSKLLWHGGSVYDAWFSCSSNQVAQVLLTLPYSFSQLGMLSGIIFQLFYGLMGSWTAYLICVLYIEYRTRKEREKVDFRNHVIQWFEVLDGLLGKHWRNIGLFFNCTFLLFGSVIQLIACASNIYYINDNLDKRTWTYIFGACCATTVFIPSFHNYRIWSFLGLLMTTYTAWYLTIASFIHGQVEGVKHSGPTKMVLYFTGATNILYTFGGHAVTVEIMHAMWKPQKFKLIYLGATIYVLTLTLPSASAVYWAFGDMLLNHSNALSLLPRTGFRDTAVVLMLIHQFITFGFACTPLYFVWEKFIGIHETKSLFKRALARLPVVIPIWFLAIIFPFFGPINSTVGSLLVSFTVYIIPALAHMVTFASASARENAVERPPKFLGGWAGLYSMNIFVVVWVFVVGFGFGGWASMLNFVRQIDTFGLFTKCYQCPPRKA, encoded by the exons ATGGCTTCAGAGAAGGTTGAAACTGTAATTGCAGGGAATTATGTAGAAATGGAAAGGGATGAACAGGGCAATTCTAGCTCTGCTAAGAGCAAATTTTCCAAGCTGCTTTGGCATGGTGGTTCTGTCTATGATGCATGGTTCAGCTGTTCTTCTAACCAG GTTGCACAAGTGCTGCTTACTCTGCCATACTCATTTTCCCAACTGGGAATGTTATCTGGGATTATATTCCAGCTTTTCTATGGCTTGATGGGAAGCTGGACTGCTTATCTCATTTGTGTTCTATACATTGAGTATAGGActagaaaagagagggaaaaagtCGATTTTCGAAACCATGTAATCCAG TGGTTTGAAGTTCTTGATGGTCTACTGGGAAAGCACTGGAGAAATATTGGCCTATTTTTCAATTGCACATTTCTACTATTTGGATCTGTAATCCAGCTAATTGCTTGTGCCAG caatatCTACTACATCAATGATAATCTTGACAAAAGAACTTGGACCTACATCTTTGGAGCCTGTTGTGCCACAACAGTGTTCATTCCTTCATTCCACAACTACAGAATTTGGTCATTTTTAGGCCTTCTCATGACAACTTACACAGCATGGTATCTCACCATTGCTTCTTTTATCCATGGACAG GTTGAAGGAGTGAAGCATTCAGGGCCAACCAAAATGGTTCTCTACTTTACTGGAGCGACAAACATTCTTTACACCTTTGGGGGCCATGCTGTAACAgt agaGATAATGCATGCAATGTGGAAGCCACAGAAGTTCAAGCTTATATATTTGGGGGCAACAATATATGTTCTAACCTTGACATTACCATCAGCAAGTGCTGTGTATTGGGCTTTTGGAGACATGCTTCTTAACCATTCCAATGCCCTGTCTTTGCTTCCTAGAACTGGGTTCAGAGACACTGCAGTTGTGCTCATGCTCATTCATCAG tttatcacatttggatttGCATGCACACCCCTGTACTTTGTTTGGGAGAAATTTATAGGAATACATGAAACGAAAAGCTTGTTCAAGAGAGCACTTGCAAGACTGCCTGTGGTTATTCCAATATGGTTTTTGGccattatttttcctttctttggtCCAATCAATTCCACAGTTGGATCTCTTCTAGTCAGCTTTACAGTCTACATAATTCCTGCTTTAGCCCATATGGTCACTTTCGCTTCAGCATCAGCCAGAGAG AATGCTGTGGAAAGACCACCAAAGTTCCTTGGAGGATGGGCTGGCTTGTATTCAATGAATATTTTTGTGGTGGTATGGGTTTTTGTTGTAGGTTTTGGCTTTGGAGGGTGGGCAAGCATGCTAAATTTCGTACGCCAAATCGATACCTTTGGCCTTTTCACAAAATGCTACCAGTGCCCTCCAAGAAAAGCATGA
- the LOC113750617 gene encoding vinorine synthase-like: MEVQLISQVIVKPSSPTPSHLKIFKLSLLDQLIPAPYAPIVLFYPNYNGASYPQILKRVEKLEQSLSKTLASFYPLAGTIQDDLSIECNDKGAYFATTKVDCHLFQFLSKPDLQLICKFLPCDVGSVGPMAGTRVTNIQVNVFECGGIAIGLCISHRILDGAALKSFLKSWAATATGAEENAGPNFIASSLFPATDFWLKDSALAMWGASFKVGRSVTKRFVFDAASIASLRAMATSSGARCLTRVEAISAFLWKCSMAASEANSGYRKSSMLTHVVNLRRRAAPTLSEHSIGNLIWISGARCLVNQDKGMPALADQIQYSISKIDSDYVKKMHGNEGPALMRKSLKEIGEFGSKEAAVDYLGFSSWCGFGFYEIDFGWGKPVWVSSFAVNAPVFMNLIILMETRLGDGIEAWVTLDQQEMDIMEHDQELMAFVSVDPSPL, translated from the coding sequence ATGGAAGTGCAACTCATTTCCCAAGTGATTGTAAAACCTTCTTCTCCTACACCAAGCCATCTCAAaatcttcaagctttctttGTTGGACCAGCTCATTCCTGCTCCCTATGCACCAATAGTCCTATTTTATCCCAACTACAATGGTGCGAGTTATCCTCAAATCCTCAAAAGGGTCGAAAAGCTTGAGCAATCATTGTCGAAAACCTTAGCTAGCTTTTACCCTCTTGCTGGAACAATCCAAGATGATTTATCCATCGAATGCAACGATAAGGGGGCTTATTTTGCTACTACCAAAGTTGATTGTCATCTGTTCCAATTCTTGAGTAAACCTGACCTTCAGTTGATATGCAAATTTCTGCCTTGTGATGTTGGTTCTGTTGGACCGATGGCAGGAACTCGCGTGACTAATATCCAAGTAAACGTTTTTGAATGTGGCGGAATCGCAATTGGTCTTTGTATTTCCCACAGAATTCTAGATGGAGCAGCATTGAAATCTTTTTTGAAGAGTTGGGCCGCGACGGCCACTGGAGCAGAGGAAAATGCTGGCCCCAATTTTATAGCCTCATCTCTTTTCCCTGCAACTGATTTTTGGCTCAAAGACTCTGCACTGGCGATGTGGGGGGCATCATTCAAGGTAGGAAGGTCTGTTACAAAGAGATTCGTCTTCGATGCTGCATCAATAGCTTCCCTGAGAGCCATGGCAACGAGCTCAGGTGCTCGATGCCTGACTCGGGTGGAAGCAATCTCTGCTTTCCTCTGGAAATGCAGCATGGCTGCCTCGGAAGCCAATTCTGGTTACAGAAAATCTTCTATGCTTACGCACGTCGTGAATCTTCGACGCAGAGCAGCTCCAACACTCTCGGAACATTCAAttggaaacctcatctggataTCAGGCGCAAGATGCCTGGTGAACCAAGACAAGGGAATGCCTGCCCTGGCAGATCAAATCCAGTATTCCATATCAAAAATCGACAGTGACTATGTCAAGAAGATGCACGGGAATGAAGGACCAGCCCTTATGCGGAAATCCCTGAAAGAGATCGGAGAGTTTGGGTCCAAAGAAGCAGCGGTGGACTATCTCGGGTTCAGCAGTTGGTGTGGATTCGGTTTCTATGAAATCGATTTTGGCTGGGGAAAGCCTGTTTGGGTCAGTAGCTTTGCAGTAAATGCTCCAGTGTTCATGAATCTTATCATTCTGATGGAAACCAGATTAGGCGATGGAATTGAAGCATGGGTGACTCTGGATCAACAAGAGATGGATATCATGGAACATGATCAAGAGCTCATGGCTTTCGTTTCAGTGGACCCTAGCCCTCTCTAG